Proteins found in one Alteromonas macleodii genomic segment:
- the trpA gene encoding tryptophan synthase subunit alpha has product MDRYAQMFAGLDEKNQGAFVPFVMVGDPDLAQSEAIICQLVESGADALELGIPYSDPIADGPTIQASAIRALESKVTVADCLGVISRVRAKYPNVPIGLLLYSNLVMAQGIENFYNKAQEAGVDSILVADVPIREAAPFQKAAEATGISQILIAPPNATDETMEKIGEYSKGYTYLLGRAGVTGAETAANVPASELIERLNKHKAAPALLGFGISTPEQVKSAIDAGAAGAISGSATVNIIAANLSDSHKMLSELGSFVESMKAATAKG; this is encoded by the coding sequence ATGGATAGATATGCACAAATGTTTGCGGGCCTTGATGAGAAAAACCAGGGCGCATTCGTACCTTTCGTAATGGTGGGTGACCCTGATTTAGCGCAATCTGAAGCTATTATTTGCCAGCTAGTAGAAAGCGGTGCTGACGCACTTGAGTTAGGTATACCTTACTCTGACCCCATCGCTGATGGCCCGACTATTCAAGCGTCAGCCATACGCGCTTTGGAGAGTAAAGTAACGGTAGCGGATTGCTTGGGCGTAATTTCACGCGTTCGCGCAAAATATCCTAATGTGCCTATCGGCTTGCTTCTGTACAGCAACTTAGTAATGGCCCAAGGCATCGAAAATTTTTACAATAAAGCGCAAGAGGCAGGCGTTGACTCAATTTTGGTCGCTGACGTTCCTATTCGCGAAGCGGCACCTTTTCAAAAAGCAGCCGAAGCCACTGGCATTTCACAAATTCTGATTGCACCACCTAATGCTACTGACGAAACCATGGAAAAAATCGGGGAATACTCGAAAGGCTATACATACCTGTTAGGCCGTGCGGGCGTTACTGGCGCAGAAACGGCTGCTAACGTACCTGCTTCAGAGCTTATTGAGCGATTGAATAAACACAAAGCAGCACCAGCCTTGTTAGGCTTTGGTATTTCTACACCGGAGCAGGTTAAATCTGCTATTGACGCAGGTGCCGCTGGCGCAATTTCAGGCTCGGCGACAGTGAATATTATCGCTGCCAATTTATCGGACAGTCACAAAATGCTAAGCGAGCTCGGCAGCTTTGTTGAGAGCATGAAAGCTGCTACGGCAAAAGGATAA
- the trpB gene encoding tryptophan synthase subunit beta: protein MNQLDTKFGEFGGMYVPELLIPALDQLEKAFLDAKDDPTFNEEFLSLLKDYAGRPTSMTLTRNLVSNPKVKLYLKREDLLHGGAHKTNQVLGQALLTKRMGKKEVIAETGAGQHGVATALACALLGLKARIYMGAKDVERQAPNVFRMKLMGAEVIPVNAGSGTLKDAVNEAMRDWSANYDKAHYLLGTAAGPHPFPTIVREYHRMIGEETRAQIMEKEGRLPDAVVACVGGGSNAIGMFADFIDEPSVRLVGVEPAGKGVHTKEHGATIVTGTKGILHGAYTFIMQDKEGQIEESYSVSAGLDYPAVGPQHAYLHDIGRAEYVAATDEEALNAFQLLARKEGIIPALESSHALAHALNMADEAEEETIIVVNLSGRGDKDLAHVINILGDDL, encoded by the coding sequence ATGAACCAGTTAGATACAAAATTTGGCGAATTTGGTGGCATGTACGTGCCCGAGCTACTTATTCCAGCACTAGACCAACTGGAAAAAGCATTTTTAGATGCCAAGGACGACCCGACATTTAACGAAGAGTTTTTATCTCTGTTAAAAGACTACGCCGGTCGCCCAACGTCAATGACGTTAACTCGCAATCTGGTAAGTAACCCAAAGGTGAAGTTATACCTAAAGCGTGAAGACCTACTTCACGGTGGTGCACACAAAACTAACCAGGTGTTGGGCCAAGCACTACTTACCAAGCGAATGGGTAAAAAAGAAGTTATTGCCGAAACCGGCGCAGGTCAGCACGGTGTTGCAACCGCGTTAGCATGTGCATTGTTGGGGCTAAAAGCACGTATTTATATGGGTGCGAAAGACGTTGAACGTCAAGCGCCAAACGTGTTCCGAATGAAGCTTATGGGCGCAGAGGTTATTCCTGTAAACGCAGGCTCAGGTACGCTTAAAGATGCCGTAAACGAAGCCATGCGCGACTGGTCGGCAAACTATGATAAAGCGCACTATTTGTTAGGCACAGCCGCGGGCCCACACCCGTTCCCGACCATTGTTCGTGAATATCACCGTATGATTGGTGAAGAAACTCGTGCACAAATTATGGAAAAAGAAGGCCGCTTGCCTGATGCCGTAGTGGCATGTGTAGGTGGAGGCTCAAATGCCATTGGTATGTTTGCAGACTTCATTGACGAGCCTTCTGTACGCTTAGTGGGCGTTGAGCCTGCGGGCAAAGGCGTGCACACCAAAGAGCACGGTGCAACTATCGTTACGGGCACAAAAGGTATTCTTCACGGCGCATACACCTTCATTATGCAAGACAAAGAAGGCCAGATTGAAGAGAGCTACTCAGTATCGGCTGGTCTCGACTACCCTGCTGTTGGCCCTCAACATGCTTATCTTCACGATATTGGCCGAGCGGAATACGTGGCCGCCACCGACGAAGAAGCGCTGAACGCATTCCAATTGCTGGCAAGAAAGGAAGGTATTATTCCTGCCCTTGAATCGTCGCATGCTTTAGCACATGCGCTTAACATGGCTGATGAAGCGGAAGAAGAAACCATCATCGTGGTTAATTTATCAGGGCGTGGCGATAAAGACTTAGCGCACGTTATCAACATTTTAGGGGACGATTTATAA